The genomic segment gaggcgattgcctcccctggcctcattggtggtgcacccctggtagCAAGGCAGTAAATAAACCTGGTGACAGTATTTTCCTGTAATATAGACACTAGATGGAGCATTATAGAGTTGTCTAACAGTTTGTTTCACATCACTTACAGATTATTCTGATGACGCAATTACATCGGACACTATATCATGTCCACAACAACCACGGTCCTTCAAAGGGGAACTGAATAACACATTCTTGCGAATTTCTGCATCATCGAAGGATCACCTGAAGAGTTCCATCACGGTTGTGCTCATACCTTCCATCTACTCTGTTATATTCCTTGTTGGTCTACCAGCCAATGGTCTTGCCCTGTGGGTTTTAGCAACCAAAGTTAAAAAGATGACATCTACAGTGTTCCTTATGAATCTGGCAGTGGCAGATCTTTTACTCATCCTGGTTCTTCCCTTTAAGATATTTTACTATTATTTGGGAAACAATTGGATTTTTGGGGAGCTGATGTGCAGGGCTGTGACAAGCTTCTTTTATGGGAACATGTATTGCTCAGCCTTGCTTCTTATGAGTATCAGTGTCGACCGTTACCTGGCAGTGGTGCACCCTTTTTTCTCCAGACGATTCAGAAGCAGGGTTTTTGCAACTGCTATATGCTCTACCTGCTGGATTATTGGCATGTTGTCTACCATTCCTCTGGCCACAATGCAACAATCTTACCTCCTTCTGGACACTCAACTCACATTGTGTCATGATGCTCTTCCCAAGCAAGAGCAAGCAGAGTATCTGTTTTATTAC from the Bufo bufo chromosome 2, aBufBuf1.1, whole genome shotgun sequence genome contains:
- the F2RL3 gene encoding proteinase-activated receptor 4, yielding MGFISCLWSFSIPMLLLTLWVRSLATQEYDDYSDDAITSDTISCPQQPRSFKGELNNTFLRISASSKDHLKSSITVVLIPSIYSVIFLVGLPANGLALWVLATKVKKMTSTVFLMNLAVADLLLILVLPFKIFYYYLGNNWIFGELMCRAVTSFFYGNMYCSALLLMSISVDRYLAVVHPFFSRRFRSRVFATAICSTCWIIGMLSTIPLATMQQSYLLLDTQLTLCHDALPKQEQAEYLFYYFMSAIVLCFILPLIIIVFSYTAVIRELILSGEKYSYAVKLSTLVLFIVIILLTPSNVVLLMHYSEHCLQRHGDLYAVYMVCLTLSALNSCVDPFVYYYASEEFRDKVRKQFRKKSTISMTSVKTSKETLPPSYPNYPSHPVI